From the Musa acuminata AAA Group cultivar baxijiao chromosome BXJ3-7, Cavendish_Baxijiao_AAA, whole genome shotgun sequence genome, one window contains:
- the LOC135583303 gene encoding mechanosensitive ion channel protein 10-like isoform X3, with product MDPQKGVSEKQVEVVLMIPGEEASAAAAASSGNAIRHLKVEPFEDFSKDESANKFKSPGRTGRLSPEITKSSPSPKKPPRPPRAETLVRGRSISKPKSRFVEQSVPPAPISADDRCPPIYERLPGSPNSKALGAPKTPSHAGDEEEEEEEDEAIYKKQQFADGGTPQRKWKVRVLIEWAILILAMGCLVTSLTVRRFHRVVIWGLEIWKWCLMVIVICCGRLVTYWLITLLVFVVERNFLLRKKVLYFVYGLKNSVRVCVWLGLVLLTWSLLFSHGVQRSPKTTKALHYVSRTLASLLIGSVLWLVKTLLVKILASNFHLNTFFDRIQESIFHQYVLQTLSGPPLMELAEKVGHVKSTSHLSLRSTGKGKGKGKGGEELGMIDVGKLQKMKHEKVSAWTMKGLINVISSSGLSTISNTIECFDEEASEQMDKEITSEWEAKAAAYRIFKNVAKPGYKYIDEEDLLRFLSKEEVTYVLPLFEGAVEMGKIKKSALRNWVMIVEEMNILTTTFLRYDNEKIFYPNAVLLTKPISNFYRSPDMSDSIKFSVDVSTAIESIGALKSKIKAYIDNKPNYWHPNHSIVVENIVDINKMNMTLNVRHTMNFQNIVEKNNRRSDLVLELKKIFEELSIRYHLLPQEVHFSYTGFNPLPVSIGQSI from the exons ATGGATCCACAGAAGGGCGTTTCAGAGAAGCAAGTGGAAGTGGTCTTAATGATCCCAGGGGAGGAAGCatcagctgcagctgcagcttcTTCTGGGAATGCCATTCGACACCTAAAGGTGGAACCTTTTGAAGATTTCTCGAAGGATGAAAGCGCTAATAAATTCAAATCTCCAGGTCGAACTGGACGCCTTTCCCCTGAGATCACAAAGTCTTCGCCCAGTCCCAAGAAGCCACCCAGACCTCCCCGAGCCGAGACCCTTGTCCGCGGTCGCTCTATCTCCAAGCCCAAGTCTAGATTTGTTGAGCAGTCTGTTCCTCCGGCTCCCATCTCCGCAGATGACCGCTGCCCACCGATCTATGAACGGCTGCCAGGCTCGCCGAATTCCAAGGCCTTGGGCGCTCCTAAGACCCCGTCGCATGCCGGggatgaagaggaggaagaggaagaggacgaggcaaTTTATAAGAAACAACAGTTCGCAGACGGTGGGACGCCGCAAAGAAAGTGGAAAGTTAGGGTCTTGATCGAGTGGGCGATACTTATCCTCGCGATGGGATGCTTGGTTACGAGCTTGACAGTTCGCCGGTTTCATAGAGTTGTAATCTGGGGATTGGAGATCTGGAAATGGTGCCTGATGGTCATAGTAATCTGTTGCGGCCGATTGGTGACATATTGGCTGATCACCCTCCTCGTTTTCGTGGTAGAAAGGAACTTCCTCTTGAGAAAGAAAGTGCTGTACTTCGTGTATGGATTGAAGAACAGCGTTCGGGTCTGTGTTTGGTTGGGTCTAGTTTTACTCACTTGGTCTTTGTTATTTAGCCATGGAGTTCAGCGATCACCCAAGACCACCAAAGCTCTGCATTATGTGTCTCGCACGCTTGCTTCGCTACTGATTGGGTCAGTGTTGTGGCTGGTGAAGACTCTCTTGGTGAAGATACTAGCTTCCAACTTCCACCTGAACACATTTTTTGACAGAATCCAGGAGTCCATATTTCATCAGTACGTGCTGCAGACGCTGTCGGGGCCACCATTAATGGAGTTGGCTGAGAAGGTTGGGCATGTCAAGAGTACGTCACATTTAAGTTTAAGAAGCACCGGAAAAgggaaaggcaaaggcaaaggagGGGAGGAGTTGGGGATGATTGATGTGGGAAAGCTTCAAAAAATGAAGCATGAGAAAGTGTCAGCTTGGACCATGAAGGGATTGATCAATGTGATCAGCAGTTCAGGGCTTTCGACTATCTCCAATACTATTGAGTGCTTTGATGAGGAAGCAAGTGAGCAAATGGACAAGGAAATAACCAGTGAATGGGAAGCAAAGGCTGCAGCTTATAGAATTTTTAAGAATGTTGCAAAGCCTGGTTACAA GTACATTGATGAGGAAGATCTTCTGAGATTTTTAAGTAAAGAGGAAGTGACTTATGTGCTTCCATTATTTGAAGGAGCTGTGGAGATGGGAAAGATTAAAAAGTCAGCCTTAAGGAACTGGGTG ATGATAGTGGAAGAAATGAATATACTGACAACAACATTTCTGAGATATGACAATGAGAAGATATTCTATCCAAATGCGGTATTGTTGACCAAACCAATCAGTAACTTCTATCGAAGCCCTGACATGAGTGATTCCATCAAGTTCTCTGTTGATGTTTCAACTGCAATCGAAAGCATTGGAGctttaaaatctaaaataaaagc GTACATTGACAACAAACCTAATTATTGGCATCCCAATCACAGCATAGTAGTAGAGAACATCGTGGACATTAATAAGATGAATATGACCCTTAACGTTCGCCATACTATGAACTTTCAGAACATTGTGGAGAAGAACAACCGGAGGTCTGATCTTGTTCTGGAGCTGAAGAAAATATTTGAAGAACTATCGATTCGGTATCACTTGCTGCCCCAAGAAGTGCACTTCAGTTATACTGGCTTCAACCCGTTACCTGTATCTATTGGACAAAGCATATGA
- the LOC135583303 gene encoding mechanosensitive ion channel protein 10-like isoform X1, translated as MDPQKGVSEKQVEVVLMIPGEEASAAAAASSGNAIRHLKVEPFEDFSKDESANKFKSPGRTGRLSPEITKSSPSPKKPPRPPRAETLVRGRSISKPKSRFVEQSVPPAPISADDRCPPIYERLPGSPNSKALGAPKTPSHAGDEEEEEEEDEAIYKKQQFADGGTPQRKWKVRVLIEWAILILAMGCLVTSLTVRRFHRVVIWGLEIWKWCLMVIVICCGRLVTYWLITLLVFVVERNFLLRKKVLYFVYGLKNSVRVCVWLGLVLLTWSLLFSHGVQRSPKTTKALHYVSRTLASLLIGSVLWLVKTLLVKILASNFHLNTFFDRIQESIFHQYVLQTLSGPPLMELAEKVGHVKSTSHLSLRSTGKGKGKGKGGEELGMIDVGKLQKMKHEKVSAWTMKGLINVISSSGLSTISNTIECFDEEASEQMDKEITSEWEAKAAAYRIFKNVAKPGYKYIDEEDLLRFLSKEEVTYVLPLFEGAVEMGKIKKSALRNWVVKAYLDRKSLAHSLNDTKTAVKQLHKLASVMVIVVIIIVMLLLLGFATTQVLVFISSQLLLVVFMFGNTCKTVFEAIIFVFVMHPFDVGDRCVVDGVQMIVEEMNILTTTFLRYDNEKIFYPNAVLLTKPISNFYRSPDMSDSIKFSVDVSTAIESIGALKSKIKAYIDNKPNYWHPNHSIVVENIVDINKMNMTLNVRHTMNFQNIVEKNNRRSDLVLELKKIFEELSIRYHLLPQEVHFSYTGFNPLPVSIGQSI; from the exons ATGGATCCACAGAAGGGCGTTTCAGAGAAGCAAGTGGAAGTGGTCTTAATGATCCCAGGGGAGGAAGCatcagctgcagctgcagcttcTTCTGGGAATGCCATTCGACACCTAAAGGTGGAACCTTTTGAAGATTTCTCGAAGGATGAAAGCGCTAATAAATTCAAATCTCCAGGTCGAACTGGACGCCTTTCCCCTGAGATCACAAAGTCTTCGCCCAGTCCCAAGAAGCCACCCAGACCTCCCCGAGCCGAGACCCTTGTCCGCGGTCGCTCTATCTCCAAGCCCAAGTCTAGATTTGTTGAGCAGTCTGTTCCTCCGGCTCCCATCTCCGCAGATGACCGCTGCCCACCGATCTATGAACGGCTGCCAGGCTCGCCGAATTCCAAGGCCTTGGGCGCTCCTAAGACCCCGTCGCATGCCGGggatgaagaggaggaagaggaagaggacgaggcaaTTTATAAGAAACAACAGTTCGCAGACGGTGGGACGCCGCAAAGAAAGTGGAAAGTTAGGGTCTTGATCGAGTGGGCGATACTTATCCTCGCGATGGGATGCTTGGTTACGAGCTTGACAGTTCGCCGGTTTCATAGAGTTGTAATCTGGGGATTGGAGATCTGGAAATGGTGCCTGATGGTCATAGTAATCTGTTGCGGCCGATTGGTGACATATTGGCTGATCACCCTCCTCGTTTTCGTGGTAGAAAGGAACTTCCTCTTGAGAAAGAAAGTGCTGTACTTCGTGTATGGATTGAAGAACAGCGTTCGGGTCTGTGTTTGGTTGGGTCTAGTTTTACTCACTTGGTCTTTGTTATTTAGCCATGGAGTTCAGCGATCACCCAAGACCACCAAAGCTCTGCATTATGTGTCTCGCACGCTTGCTTCGCTACTGATTGGGTCAGTGTTGTGGCTGGTGAAGACTCTCTTGGTGAAGATACTAGCTTCCAACTTCCACCTGAACACATTTTTTGACAGAATCCAGGAGTCCATATTTCATCAGTACGTGCTGCAGACGCTGTCGGGGCCACCATTAATGGAGTTGGCTGAGAAGGTTGGGCATGTCAAGAGTACGTCACATTTAAGTTTAAGAAGCACCGGAAAAgggaaaggcaaaggcaaaggagGGGAGGAGTTGGGGATGATTGATGTGGGAAAGCTTCAAAAAATGAAGCATGAGAAAGTGTCAGCTTGGACCATGAAGGGATTGATCAATGTGATCAGCAGTTCAGGGCTTTCGACTATCTCCAATACTATTGAGTGCTTTGATGAGGAAGCAAGTGAGCAAATGGACAAGGAAATAACCAGTGAATGGGAAGCAAAGGCTGCAGCTTATAGAATTTTTAAGAATGTTGCAAAGCCTGGTTACAA GTACATTGATGAGGAAGATCTTCTGAGATTTTTAAGTAAAGAGGAAGTGACTTATGTGCTTCCATTATTTGAAGGAGCTGTGGAGATGGGAAAGATTAAAAAGTCAGCCTTAAGGAACTGGGTG GTGAAGGCATATCTTGATCGCAAATCACTTGCACATTCCTTAAATGACACAAAAACAGCTGTAAAGCAATTGCATAAACTCGCAAGTGTTATGGTCATCGTTGTGATCATTATTGTCATGCTCCTTTTGTTGGGATTTGCAACAACACAAGTTCTTGTATTTATCTCATCTCAACTATTATTAGTGGTTTTTATGTTTGGGAATACCTGCAAGACTGTCTTTGAAGCGATCATATTTGTGTTTGTAATGCACCCTTTTGATGTTGGTGATCGTTGTGTTGTTGATGGAGTCCAG ATGATAGTGGAAGAAATGAATATACTGACAACAACATTTCTGAGATATGACAATGAGAAGATATTCTATCCAAATGCGGTATTGTTGACCAAACCAATCAGTAACTTCTATCGAAGCCCTGACATGAGTGATTCCATCAAGTTCTCTGTTGATGTTTCAACTGCAATCGAAAGCATTGGAGctttaaaatctaaaataaaagc GTACATTGACAACAAACCTAATTATTGGCATCCCAATCACAGCATAGTAGTAGAGAACATCGTGGACATTAATAAGATGAATATGACCCTTAACGTTCGCCATACTATGAACTTTCAGAACATTGTGGAGAAGAACAACCGGAGGTCTGATCTTGTTCTGGAGCTGAAGAAAATATTTGAAGAACTATCGATTCGGTATCACTTGCTGCCCCAAGAAGTGCACTTCAGTTATACTGGCTTCAACCCGTTACCTGTATCTATTGGACAAAGCATATGA
- the LOC135583303 gene encoding mechanosensitive ion channel protein 10-like isoform X2, translated as MDPQKGVSEKQVEVVLMIPGEEASAAAAASSGNAIRHLKVEPFEDFSKDESANKFKSPGRTGRLSPEITKSSPSPKKPPRPPRAETLVRGRSISKPKSRFVEQSVPPAPISADDRCPPIYERLPGSPNSKALGAPKTPSHAGDEEEEEEEDEAIYKKQQFADGGTPQRKWKVRVLIEWAILILAMGCLVTSLTVRRFHRVVIWGLEIWKWCLMVIVICCGRLVTYWLITLLVFVVERNFLLRKKVLYFVYGLKNSVRVCVWLGLVLLTWSLLFSHGVQRSPKTTKALHYVSRTLASLLIGSVLWLVKTLLVKILASNFHLNTFFDRIQESIFHQYVLQTLSGPPLMELAEKVGHVKSTSHLSLRSTGKGKGKGKGGEELGMIDVGKLQKMKHEKVSAWTMKGLINVISSSGLSTISNTIECFDEEASEQMDKEITSEWEAKAAAYRIFKNVAKPGYKYIDEEDLLRFLSKEEVTYVLPLFEGAVEMGKIKKSALRNWVVKAYLDRKSLAHSLNDTKTAVKQLHKLASVMVIVVIIIVMLLLLGFATTQVLVFISSQLLLVVFMFGNTCKTVFEAIIFVFVMHPFDVGDRCVVDGVQMIVEEMNILTTTFLRYDNEKIFYPNAVLLTKPISNFYRSPDMSDSIKFSVDVSTAIESIGALKSKIKATLWRRTTGGLILFWS; from the exons ATGGATCCACAGAAGGGCGTTTCAGAGAAGCAAGTGGAAGTGGTCTTAATGATCCCAGGGGAGGAAGCatcagctgcagctgcagcttcTTCTGGGAATGCCATTCGACACCTAAAGGTGGAACCTTTTGAAGATTTCTCGAAGGATGAAAGCGCTAATAAATTCAAATCTCCAGGTCGAACTGGACGCCTTTCCCCTGAGATCACAAAGTCTTCGCCCAGTCCCAAGAAGCCACCCAGACCTCCCCGAGCCGAGACCCTTGTCCGCGGTCGCTCTATCTCCAAGCCCAAGTCTAGATTTGTTGAGCAGTCTGTTCCTCCGGCTCCCATCTCCGCAGATGACCGCTGCCCACCGATCTATGAACGGCTGCCAGGCTCGCCGAATTCCAAGGCCTTGGGCGCTCCTAAGACCCCGTCGCATGCCGGggatgaagaggaggaagaggaagaggacgaggcaaTTTATAAGAAACAACAGTTCGCAGACGGTGGGACGCCGCAAAGAAAGTGGAAAGTTAGGGTCTTGATCGAGTGGGCGATACTTATCCTCGCGATGGGATGCTTGGTTACGAGCTTGACAGTTCGCCGGTTTCATAGAGTTGTAATCTGGGGATTGGAGATCTGGAAATGGTGCCTGATGGTCATAGTAATCTGTTGCGGCCGATTGGTGACATATTGGCTGATCACCCTCCTCGTTTTCGTGGTAGAAAGGAACTTCCTCTTGAGAAAGAAAGTGCTGTACTTCGTGTATGGATTGAAGAACAGCGTTCGGGTCTGTGTTTGGTTGGGTCTAGTTTTACTCACTTGGTCTTTGTTATTTAGCCATGGAGTTCAGCGATCACCCAAGACCACCAAAGCTCTGCATTATGTGTCTCGCACGCTTGCTTCGCTACTGATTGGGTCAGTGTTGTGGCTGGTGAAGACTCTCTTGGTGAAGATACTAGCTTCCAACTTCCACCTGAACACATTTTTTGACAGAATCCAGGAGTCCATATTTCATCAGTACGTGCTGCAGACGCTGTCGGGGCCACCATTAATGGAGTTGGCTGAGAAGGTTGGGCATGTCAAGAGTACGTCACATTTAAGTTTAAGAAGCACCGGAAAAgggaaaggcaaaggcaaaggagGGGAGGAGTTGGGGATGATTGATGTGGGAAAGCTTCAAAAAATGAAGCATGAGAAAGTGTCAGCTTGGACCATGAAGGGATTGATCAATGTGATCAGCAGTTCAGGGCTTTCGACTATCTCCAATACTATTGAGTGCTTTGATGAGGAAGCAAGTGAGCAAATGGACAAGGAAATAACCAGTGAATGGGAAGCAAAGGCTGCAGCTTATAGAATTTTTAAGAATGTTGCAAAGCCTGGTTACAA GTACATTGATGAGGAAGATCTTCTGAGATTTTTAAGTAAAGAGGAAGTGACTTATGTGCTTCCATTATTTGAAGGAGCTGTGGAGATGGGAAAGATTAAAAAGTCAGCCTTAAGGAACTGGGTG GTGAAGGCATATCTTGATCGCAAATCACTTGCACATTCCTTAAATGACACAAAAACAGCTGTAAAGCAATTGCATAAACTCGCAAGTGTTATGGTCATCGTTGTGATCATTATTGTCATGCTCCTTTTGTTGGGATTTGCAACAACACAAGTTCTTGTATTTATCTCATCTCAACTATTATTAGTGGTTTTTATGTTTGGGAATACCTGCAAGACTGTCTTTGAAGCGATCATATTTGTGTTTGTAATGCACCCTTTTGATGTTGGTGATCGTTGTGTTGTTGATGGAGTCCAG ATGATAGTGGAAGAAATGAATATACTGACAACAACATTTCTGAGATATGACAATGAGAAGATATTCTATCCAAATGCGGTATTGTTGACCAAACCAATCAGTAACTTCTATCGAAGCCCTGACATGAGTGATTCCATCAAGTTCTCTGTTGATGTTTCAACTGCAATCGAAAGCATTGGAGctttaaaatctaaaataaaagc AACATTGTGGAGAAGAACAACCGGAGGTCTGATCTTGTTCTGGAGCTGA